The Macaca thibetana thibetana isolate TM-01 chromosome 9, ASM2454274v1, whole genome shotgun sequence region TCAACTTTTTCAGactattttttcctgttttttcacATGACATTTCCCAACAacgtttaaattttaaaatgctctgtTTTTAAAGATTGAAATCAGAAACAGATGAGAACAGTACCAATTGATTAGGCTACCATAACTTGGCAACACTGTGTGTTTAGTGTGATCAGTGCTAAAAATGTGAATTATTCACAGTGTTACACAGATGTATAAACCAGCATACTTTGTAATTTAAATACcctaaaaattatacttttctcATAATTGCATTAATGCATGAAAAGTGTGAATCACTCATTCTGGTGATTCAGCAATAGATTTGAACTATCAAGCCATTTTAAATATCCTTAAACTGCaatatactgtttttaaaaagtaaaatatgaaaatttactTTTCTGGAATAAATATGTAGAATGAAGCCTGACACATAATAAgtgcaaagaaagtagtttcatGATGATactttgttttggggtttttttgtttgtttgtttgagacggagtcttgctctgtcacgaggctggagtgcagtggcgcaatcatggctcacggcaacctctacctcctgggttcaagtgattctcctgcctcagcctccggagtagctgggactacaggcgtgcggcaacacgcccagctaatttttgtgtttttagtagagacggggtttcaccatgttggccaggatggtctcgacctccggaccttgtgagccacccgccttggcctcccaaagtgctgggattacaggcctgagccaccgtgcccagccaatgatACTTGTTAAGAATATGGGCTATTGGGGTCAAACTGACTGAGTGTGAATCCTATTTATGTTCTTTACAGATTTTTGATCCATGGCAAATTTCTCAACCATTCCAGCCCTAGGTCACTTTATCTCTAGATTGGAAATAATAATAGGACCTATTCAATGGGATCAGTAAAAGCATTAAACATGATTGTGCAATGTGAAGTGCTTAACAGTGTCTGAGCTGCAACTTCTAATTCTTAAATGTTCTATCAGTATTgctatattattgttattattgttatcttCTATCTTTACTATGATTTTAATATAAAGTTACATATAAATGCCagtgtaaaaaataaattgaattgtgATACTACAAATTCTAATCCTGAGAGCCTGAGATTACGAGGTTGAACAGTTCCCGTTCCCTTTTTAGGTTCAAGCGTTGGCCTTTTCATATATGCTGCTCTGCAGAGGATGCTGGTTGAGTTCTATGGACTGGATGGATGCTTGCTGATTGTGGGTGCTTTAGCTTTAAATATATTAGCCTGTGGCAGTCTGATGAGACCCCTCCAATCTTCTGATTGTCCTTTGCCTAAAAAAATAGCTCCAGAAGATCTACCAGATAAATACTGCatttacaatgaaaaaggaaagaatctggaagaaaacataaacatTCTTGACAAGAGCTACAGTAGTGAGGAGAAATGCAGGAGCATATTAGCCAATGGTGACTGGAAACAAGAAAGCCTACTTCTTAAAAACCCCACAGTGACACACACAAAAGAGCCTGAAACGTACAAAAAGAAAGTTGCAGAACAGACATATTTTTGCAAACAGCTTGCCAAAAGGAAGTGGCAGTTATATAAAAACTACTGTGGAGAAACTgtggctctttttaaaaacaaagtattttcagCCCTTTTCATTGCTATCTTACTCTTTGACATCGGAGGGTTTCCACCTTCATTACTTATGGAAGATGTAGCAAGAAGTTCAAATGTGAAAGAAGAAGAGTTTATTATGCCACTTATTTCCATTATAGGCATTATGACAGCAGTTGGTAAACTGCTTTTAGGGATACTGGCTGACTTCAAGTGGATTAATACCTTGTATCTTTATGTTGCTACCTTAATCATCATGGGCCTGGCCTTGTGTGCAATTCCATTTGCCAAAAGCTATGTCACACTGGCGTTGCTTTCTGCGATTCTAGGGTTTTTTACTGGTAATTGGTCCATCTTTCCATATGTGACCACAAAGACTGTGGGAATTGAAAAATTAGCCCATGCCTATGGGATATTAATGTTTTTTGCTGGACTTGGAAATAGCCTTGGACCACCCATCGTTGGTAAGATATTTATCTTAAAGTCATCCCATTTTACTGTTCTTCCCTGTCATATCTCCAGATACAGAAATCCAGATTGTAATAGTAGCACAAATTTGTACAAAATAAATCTGCATGGAACATCTCATGGTAATGGTTTATTCAAGACTGCTTTGATGTAATTGAGAAAGCCAGTATGTATGCCCTGGGATTTGTATTCACTCTACATTTGGGAGAAACTCAAAGTGCCtgcttattcttttcttttgagacggagtttcactctgttgcccaggctggagtgcagtggcgcaatctcagctcactgcaagctccgcattctagattcacaccattctcctgcctcagcctctggagtagctgggactgcaggcgcctgccaccacgcctggctaatttttgtttttgtttttgtttgtgtgttttttttttagtagggatgaggtttcaccatgttaggcaggaaggtcttgatctcctgatctcgtgatccacctgccttggcctcccaaagtgctgggattacaggcatgagtcattgcgcCCAGCCTGCCTGCTTATTCTTATCCAAATATTTGAGAGATTCTCTTCTTCTAACTCCCAGTAAACCACGTTGGAAGTAGTAGAGTAATATATATCATAATTATAGCTATATATAAAACTGATGAAATTAGGGTGTGGGCTGGATGTTCGTAC contains the following coding sequences:
- the SLC16A9 gene encoding monocarboxylate transporter 9, which gives rise to MELKKSPDGGWGWVIVFVSFFTQFLCYGSPLAVGVLYIEWLDAFGEGKGKTAWVGSLASGVGLLASPVCSLCVSSFGARPVTIFSGFMVAGGLMLSSFAPNIYFLFFSYGIVVGLGCGLLYTATVTITCQYFDDRRGLALGLISTGSSVGLFIYAALQRMLVEFYGLDGCLLIVGALALNILACGSLMRPLQSSDCPLPKKIAPEDLPDKYCIYNEKGKNLEENINILDKSYSSEEKCRSILANGDWKQESLLLKNPTVTHTKEPETYKKKVAEQTYFCKQLAKRKWQLYKNYCGETVALFKNKVFSALFIAILLFDIGGFPPSLLMEDVARSSNVKEEEFIMPLISIIGIMTAVGKLLLGILADFKWINTLYLYVATLIIMGLALCAIPFAKSYVTLALLSAILGFFTGNWSIFPYVTTKTVGIEKLAHAYGILMFFAGLGNSLGPPIVGWFYDWTQTYDIAFYFSGFCVLLGGFILLLAALPSWNTCNKQLPKPAPTTFLYKVASNV